From Flavobacterium lipolyticum, one genomic window encodes:
- a CDS encoding MGH1-like glycoside hydrolase domain-containing protein, producing MNKKEILFILASFFIVQSGWTQKSYPNLESAKNSLNYKGNPTNATDRKSLAFSDKGAWFGFGFLEPSVVQAGFSGPFLMTEQNGVWLSSSFVSLQLTDENKKEAIQWKNTLVNQCSYNSHLEQEFKNEKLTVKQQLVYLSGHSALQKTSITNTSGKTVTLFPSYHSTLFLNDLKLSKEGKTLKIVSSKSTATGYIQFLNSTPEIEITNQGYKAQTGKLVLKPNETKEIVVSQTFIFSQYSWKTENESIAKTAFNTLLNNTQKEKENQLTQLIARKKNIYKEAVYSNLIAKLLLTLQNNTRIAAEGLKHRGLFPSYNYEWFHGFWAWDSWKHAVAVANYNSELAKDQMRALFDYQEPNGFIPDCIYRNNLLEENNYRNTKAPLAAWAIWKIYEKSKDVTFIKEFYPKLKLYHNWWYKDRDHDQDGLCEFGSTDGTVIAAKWESGMDNAVRFDDSKILKNGEKAFSLDQESVDLNSFLYAEKNYLKKMAEVLKLAEEAKKWKEESSILKVKIQNQFWDAATGWFYDTTIDGKTLIKAMGCEGYLPVWAEVATAEQAQLAKQNMFDTASLNTFVPLPTLAANHPKFKPDNGYWRGPVWLDQSYFGINGLEKYGYVKEANELAHKLIYNAEGVLDKGTSIRENYQPITGKGLEAYNFSWSASHYLMLLLEDK from the coding sequence ATGAACAAAAAGGAAATACTTTTTATTCTTGCATCCTTTTTTATAGTACAATCCGGTTGGACACAAAAAAGCTATCCAAACTTAGAATCGGCTAAAAACAGTCTGAACTATAAAGGAAACCCAACAAATGCAACAGATCGAAAATCACTGGCGTTTTCAGATAAAGGGGCCTGGTTTGGGTTTGGATTTTTAGAACCATCCGTAGTGCAGGCCGGATTTTCAGGACCTTTTTTAATGACAGAACAAAATGGTGTCTGGTTAAGTTCTTCGTTTGTTTCTTTACAGCTTACGGATGAAAACAAAAAAGAAGCCATTCAATGGAAAAATACGCTGGTGAACCAATGCAGCTATAACAGCCATTTGGAACAGGAGTTTAAAAACGAAAAGTTAACGGTAAAACAGCAGTTGGTTTATTTATCCGGTCATTCGGCTTTACAAAAGACGAGTATTACCAACACATCAGGAAAAACAGTAACCCTTTTTCCGTCCTACCATTCAACACTTTTTTTAAATGATTTAAAGCTTTCAAAAGAAGGTAAAACTTTAAAAATTGTTTCTTCTAAAAGCACAGCAACGGGGTACATTCAGTTTTTGAATAGTACTCCCGAAATTGAAATTACGAATCAGGGCTATAAAGCTCAAACCGGGAAATTGGTTTTAAAACCAAATGAAACTAAAGAAATAGTGGTTTCTCAAACCTTTATTTTTTCTCAGTATTCCTGGAAAACAGAAAATGAAAGCATTGCTAAAACGGCATTCAATACCTTACTAAACAACACACAAAAAGAAAAAGAAAATCAACTGACACAATTAATTGCCAGAAAGAAAAATATTTACAAAGAGGCAGTTTACTCTAATTTGATTGCTAAACTGCTATTGACTTTACAAAACAATACCCGAATTGCTGCCGAGGGTTTGAAACATCGCGGACTTTTCCCAAGCTATAATTACGAATGGTTTCATGGTTTCTGGGCCTGGGACAGCTGGAAACACGCCGTTGCGGTTGCCAATTATAATTCAGAACTGGCAAAAGATCAGATGCGTGCTTTATTTGATTATCAGGAACCAAACGGATTTATTCCGGACTGTATTTACAGAAACAATCTTCTCGAAGAAAACAATTACCGAAATACTAAAGCGCCGCTTGCAGCCTGGGCCATCTGGAAGATTTATGAAAAATCAAAAGACGTTACTTTCATAAAAGAGTTTTATCCAAAGTTGAAATTATATCACAATTGGTGGTACAAAGACCGCGATCACGATCAGGATGGTTTGTGTGAATTTGGTTCTACAGATGGAACTGTGATTGCTGCCAAATGGGAAAGCGGAATGGACAATGCGGTTCGTTTTGACGACAGTAAGATTTTGAAAAACGGTGAGAAAGCCTTTTCGTTAGATCAGGAAAGTGTAGATTTAAATTCCTTTTTATATGCCGAGAAAAATTATTTGAAGAAGATGGCAGAAGTTTTAAAACTAGCGGAAGAAGCTAAAAAATGGAAGGAAGAAAGTTCCATTTTGAAAGTTAAAATTCAAAATCAGTTTTGGGATGCTGCTACAGGTTGGTTTTACGACACGACTATCGATGGTAAAACCTTGATAAAAGCAATGGGCTGTGAAGGATATTTGCCTGTTTGGGCAGAGGTCGCTACCGCTGAGCAAGCTCAGTTAGCCAAACAAAACATGTTTGATACGGCCAGTCTGAACACATTTGTTCCTTTACCGACACTGGCAGCCAATCATCCGAAGTTCAAACCGGATAATGGGTATTGGAGAGGACCGGTCTGGCTTGATCAAAGTTATTTTGGTATAAACGGACTGGAAAAGTATGGCTATGTGAAAGAAGCAAACGAACTGGCTCATAAATTAATTTACAATGCCGAAGGAGTTTTGGACAAAGGAACTTCTATCAGAGAAAATTATCAACCTATTACAGGAAAAGGATTGGAAGCGTACAACTTTAGCTGGTCGGCTTCTCATTATTTAATGCTGCTTTTAGAAGATAAATAG
- a CDS encoding Lrp/AsnC family transcriptional regulator: MPSIKKNENTDYLDREIIHKLSENGRISFSDLAKELNISNSLVHLRVRKLQESGIITGFSVKLNPKEIGFETTTYTGIVTKEARFSYSIAEKLKEIPEVVECHWVSGKYALFIKIVAVNNEELRKILYEQIHQIEGVGSTDSFFSFGSAFEKNLPV; this comes from the coding sequence ATGCCAAGTATCAAGAAGAATGAAAATACTGACTATTTAGACCGTGAAATCATACATAAACTAAGTGAAAATGGAAGAATCTCTTTTTCAGATCTTGCCAAAGAATTAAACATATCCAATTCATTGGTACATTTAAGAGTTAGAAAATTACAGGAATCGGGAATTATTACCGGTTTTTCGGTAAAATTAAATCCTAAAGAAATTGGTTTTGAAACCACTACCTATACAGGAATTGTGACTAAAGAAGCACGATTTTCCTATTCTATTGCCGAAAAATTAAAAGAAATTCCGGAAGTTGTAGAGTGCCATTGGGTTTCGGGAAAGTATGCCTTGTTTATAAAAATTGTGGCCGTTAATAATGAAGAGCTCCGCAAAATTTTGTACGAGCAAATCCATCAAATTGAAGGTGTAGGAAGCACCGATTCGTTCTTTTCATTTGGATCAGCATTTGAGAAAAACCTGCCGGTATAA
- a CDS encoding RagB/SusD family nutrient uptake outer membrane protein, which produces MKKIFLLFSTIGLLTITSCSDYLEQQSPDQLTSENFWRNKADAESALAATYGQLECATNEWTFAEIKWPVEAYREDINELGSDALNYQNWVELSTFTYTNGNSQFTSYWKINYRGISNANQVIDKLPKVPASAITDADRKQIEAEARFLRAYYHMKLLLNWDKIYVRDKYVTKESDLNIPLSTRPEAWDFITKEFKAVADILPAKQTSDKTGRATSGAANSYLGFAYLTRAYEETAQKQAFLNEALTALNKVQGYELVKDYVSMFDGTTKNSKESIFELQFSETTANGAFYRNALHYWMAAGELGGWDEILPSPMLVNEFKKEGKIATTGNYDTRLYSTIFFKDPYFNDANNPLVLGTTYDEKFEGKDKPVYRRYIPNTQEKMNQEFTAINIPLMRYANVLLMQAEALNELGRTGEAIPYINKVRERADMPAMTGTTATAVKAQIEHERIIEFPLENYRFYDLRRWGKTKAALDAVGRSGFDAAKNNFYPIPLTELQTN; this is translated from the coding sequence ATGAAAAAGATATTTTTATTATTTTCCACTATAGGTTTGCTGACTATAACAAGCTGTAGTGATTATCTGGAGCAGCAATCTCCGGACCAATTGACCTCAGAGAATTTCTGGAGAAATAAAGCCGATGCCGAATCTGCTTTAGCGGCAACTTACGGACAGCTTGAATGTGCTACTAACGAATGGACTTTTGCGGAAATAAAATGGCCGGTAGAAGCCTATCGTGAAGACATCAACGAATTGGGAAGCGATGCTTTGAACTATCAAAACTGGGTTGAACTTTCAACTTTTACATATACGAACGGGAATAGTCAGTTCACCAGTTATTGGAAAATTAATTACAGAGGAATCAGTAATGCCAATCAGGTGATTGATAAATTACCAAAGGTCCCGGCTTCTGCCATAACAGATGCTGACCGTAAACAAATTGAGGCGGAAGCTCGTTTCTTACGTGCTTATTACCACATGAAATTGCTTTTGAACTGGGATAAAATTTATGTTAGAGATAAATACGTAACTAAAGAAAGTGATTTAAATATTCCACTATCAACAAGACCGGAGGCCTGGGATTTTATTACAAAAGAATTTAAAGCAGTAGCAGACATACTTCCTGCGAAGCAAACTTCGGATAAAACAGGACGCGCAACAAGCGGAGCAGCCAACAGCTACCTTGGGTTTGCTTATTTAACCAGAGCTTATGAGGAAACAGCTCAAAAGCAAGCTTTTTTAAACGAAGCGCTTACAGCATTGAATAAAGTTCAGGGGTATGAGTTAGTGAAGGATTATGTATCGATGTTTGACGGTACCACAAAAAACAGTAAAGAGTCTATTTTTGAATTGCAATTTTCTGAAACTACGGCTAACGGTGCTTTTTATCGTAATGCGCTTCATTATTGGATGGCAGCGGGAGAACTTGGCGGATGGGATGAAATTTTACCAAGCCCTATGTTGGTAAACGAATTCAAAAAAGAAGGGAAAATTGCGACGACAGGAAATTATGATACGCGTTTGTACAGTACTATTTTCTTTAAAGATCCTTATTTTAATGATGCCAATAATCCTTTGGTATTAGGCACTACTTATGATGAAAAGTTTGAAGGGAAAGACAAACCGGTATACCGCAGATACATTCCAAATACTCAGGAAAAAATGAATCAGGAGTTTACGGCAATCAACATTCCTTTGATGCGATATGCGAATGTATTGTTGATGCAGGCTGAGGCACTGAATGAGTTAGGACGTACCGGAGAAGCTATTCCGTATATCAATAAAGTTCGTGAAAGAGCTGATATGCCAGCGATGACCGGAACAACTGCTACCGCTGTTAAAGCTCAGATTGAACACGAAAGAATCATAGAATTTCCATTAGAAAACTACCGTTTTTATGATTTACGTCGTTGGGGAAAAACGAAAGCAGCACTTGATGCAGTAGGACGTAGCGGTTTTGATGCAGCAAAAAACAATTTTTACCCAATTCCATTAACGGAATTACAGACAAATTAA
- the amaB gene encoding L-piperidine-6-carboxylate dehydrogenase produces the protein MAVTELQFGIKEALSQLGIKEVNEGTSTGLNHFSGGEILESYSPVDGQLIAKVKTSTAADYEKVMEAATAAFKQFRLMPAPQRGEIVRQFGEKLRVHKEALGKLVSYEMGKSLQEGYGEVQEMIDICDFAVGLSRQLHGLTMHSERPGHRMYEQYHSLGVVGIISAFNFPVAVWAWNTALAWICGDVCVWKPSEKTPICAIACQNIISEVIKENNLPEGISGLINGDYTIGELLTKDIRVPLISATGSTRMGKIVAQVVAGRLGKSLLELGGNNAIIVTPDADIKMTVIGAVFGAVGTAGQRCTSTRRLIIHESIFDKVKDAIVAAYKQLRIGNPLDEKNHVGPLIDTQAVEMYQQALRKVVAEGGKILVEGGVLSGAGYESGCYVKPAIAEADNSFEIVQHETFAPVLYLLKYSGTVENAIAIQNGVAQGLSSAIMTNNLREAELFLSVTGSDCGIANVNIGTSGAEIGGAFGGEKETGGGRESGSDAWKVYMRRQTNTINYTTSLPLAQGIKFDL, from the coding sequence ATGGCAGTAACAGAATTACAATTCGGAATAAAGGAAGCTTTAAGCCAATTGGGAATAAAAGAAGTTAATGAGGGAACTTCAACCGGATTGAATCATTTTTCGGGAGGAGAAATTCTGGAGAGTTATTCTCCGGTTGACGGACAATTGATCGCAAAAGTTAAAACATCAACTGCTGCTGATTATGAAAAAGTGATGGAGGCAGCAACAGCTGCTTTCAAACAGTTCAGACTGATGCCGGCACCACAGCGTGGAGAAATTGTACGTCAGTTTGGGGAGAAGTTGCGTGTGCATAAAGAGGCATTAGGAAAATTGGTTTCTTACGAGATGGGAAAATCTTTGCAGGAAGGTTATGGTGAAGTGCAGGAAATGATAGATATCTGCGATTTTGCAGTTGGACTTTCCCGTCAGCTTCACGGATTAACAATGCATTCAGAACGTCCAGGACATCGTATGTACGAACAGTATCATTCTTTGGGGGTAGTTGGAATTATTTCGGCTTTTAACTTTCCGGTGGCTGTTTGGGCGTGGAATACAGCCCTGGCATGGATTTGTGGAGATGTTTGCGTTTGGAAACCATCAGAGAAAACGCCTATTTGTGCCATAGCTTGTCAGAATATTATAAGTGAGGTCATCAAAGAGAATAATTTACCGGAAGGTATTTCAGGTTTGATCAATGGCGACTATACCATTGGAGAGTTACTGACAAAAGATATACGTGTTCCTTTGATTTCGGCTACTGGTTCAACCCGCATGGGAAAAATTGTAGCGCAGGTAGTTGCAGGACGTTTAGGAAAATCATTATTGGAGCTGGGAGGAAATAATGCGATCATTGTAACTCCGGATGCTGATATTAAAATGACGGTTATTGGTGCTGTTTTTGGAGCCGTTGGAACTGCGGGACAAAGATGTACGTCGACACGCCGTTTAATTATTCACGAAAGTATATTCGACAAAGTAAAAGATGCAATAGTTGCTGCCTACAAGCAATTACGCATCGGAAATCCGTTGGACGAAAAGAATCATGTTGGTCCGTTGATCGATACTCAGGCAGTTGAAATGTATCAGCAGGCGCTACGAAAAGTGGTAGCCGAAGGAGGAAAAATTCTGGTTGAAGGTGGTGTACTTTCAGGTGCGGGATACGAAAGCGGCTGTTACGTAAAACCAGCTATCGCAGAGGCTGATAACTCATTTGAAATCGTACAGCACGAAACTTTTGCTCCGGTTTTATATTTATTAAAATACTCAGGGACTGTCGAGAATGCGATCGCCATTCAAAATGGTGTAGCACAAGGCTTATCCTCAGCAATCATGACTAATAATTTAAGAGAAGCCGAATTATTTTTATCGGTTACCGGCTCTGACTGCGGTATTGCGAATGTTAACATCGGTACTTCCGGTGCTGAAATTGGCGGTGCTTTTGGCGGAGAAAAAGAAACAGGCGGTGGGAGAGAATCCGGCTCCGATGCCTGGAAAGTGTACATGCGCAGACAAACCAATACCATTAATTATACCACTAGTCTGCCATTGGCACAAGGAATAAAGTTTGACTTATAA
- a CDS encoding DUF1338 domain-containing protein, giving the protein MKLWEQYANITPSARRIHELLEERGEEIKNDHIAIRTFNDKRVNIEVLEKAFLNVGYEAKGEYNFESKKLFAKHYEHATDKDAPRIFISELELEKCSSELQDTVQNILNSCDQNLFNDPELVLSGSVWKGNSQAIYKSLLEESEYAAWMYVYGFRANHFTISTNALKGFNTLEELNTFLENNGWKLNASGGKIKGTPEQLLEQSSTLADLYVVDFEEGVLEIPSCYYEFALRYPMANGELYQGFVASSADKIFESTDVKLQEVK; this is encoded by the coding sequence ATGAAATTATGGGAGCAATATGCCAATATTACCCCATCTGCAAGAAGAATACATGAATTACTGGAAGAAAGAGGAGAAGAGATAAAAAATGACCATATAGCGATTCGTACTTTTAATGATAAACGTGTAAATATTGAGGTTTTGGAAAAAGCTTTCCTGAATGTTGGTTATGAAGCAAAAGGAGAATATAATTTTGAGAGCAAAAAACTTTTTGCCAAACATTATGAGCACGCTACTGATAAGGATGCACCAAGAATTTTTATTTCGGAGCTGGAATTAGAAAAATGTTCCTCTGAGTTACAGGACACGGTACAAAATATCCTGAACAGTTGTGATCAGAACTTGTTTAACGATCCTGAATTAGTTTTAAGCGGATCTGTATGGAAAGGGAATTCGCAGGCCATCTATAAATCTTTATTAGAGGAATCGGAGTATGCAGCCTGGATGTATGTTTACGGTTTCAGAGCGAATCACTTTACGATTAGTACCAATGCATTAAAAGGATTTAACACCCTAGAAGAGCTTAATACTTTTCTGGAAAACAACGGATGGAAACTGAATGCTTCCGGTGGAAAAATCAAAGGAACACCGGAGCAATTATTAGAGCAATCCAGTACACTTGCTGATTTGTATGTAGTTGATTTTGAAGAGGGTGTTTTAGAAATTCCATCTTGTTATTATGAGTTTGCCCTTCGTTACCCAATGGCGAATGGCGAATTGTATCAGGGATTTGTAGCATCGTCTGCCGATAAAATATTTGAAAGTACAGATGTAAAGCTGCAGGAGGTTAAATAA
- a CDS encoding SusC/RagA family TonB-linked outer membrane protein codes for MKKLLIRKFYFLPLLLCLWLPNINFAQANQAQKTISGKVTDDKNNTLPGVSISIKDSKYNAATDIDGNYTLVYSSSLVNPVIVFSYMGFIEKSEAVNNRGELNITMQEETNKLNEVVVIGYGSQKKSNVTGAISTVKKESLETRATTSPSEALQGLVAGVNVQKSGGVAGASVSVKIRGVNTFGATEPLYIIDGFQGDINTINPTNIESMEVLKDGAAAAIYGSVAANGVIIVTTKNGQKEGVKIDFSSFLSITNPSKTLDLLDADGYRTVHKRMYDEYNKYVTSPKALPAYITAPSDVNTDWQDEVFRSGFTQNYGLGVQGRQGDFKFALYGNFVKQKGIIIDNQFGSQTGSARVSFKKSIFDIDGKMAYIGTQNALPNFQLKEVYTMSPLVPVYDDNEQYGYGLTNKNGLPAGTNPVAEEHFRKSNNVGQDITANIAATANIAPWFKYKLAYSYRVKNNQQTAHFPPFIANPKEVHLYPLQSELRTTWSEQILDNIITIDKTFGKHVFGLMLGNTFNSQASNWNQVSVEGKTTDYTVENGQLVSIDRPSGFLDPGFETIGAGRGGTYTADGSKFQYNRVSFFGRLNYSYNDRYLLQMTVRRDGSSKFGADSRWGTFPSIALGWKIEQEDFFPKDIFISTLKLRASWGQLGNEAALGYYSANTLINTGNSLGSGYVQGVGSNPWPGSIALALENRNLQWETTDSKNIGIDYTLLKGKISGSMNYYHNVTDNLLITKKLAPSAGVDDPILNVGKISNSGFEFEVNYRDQVDEFKYNAGLNFTTLKNKVVALANEGQTIYGEGLKFNAEHFPTQARVGSPISGFYLYKTDGIFQSVEEVNAHNKNGVLLQPNAKPGDIRFKDINGDGVIDDNDKAYSGTGLPKVEVNLTLGASYKGFDFSALIGSGWGNKLYNGNRYFYESMSSGTNMLASTLNSWTPDNRSDIPRAVLQDPNGNSRESDRFLESGNFIRMRQLQFGYTIPSKMLGKAKIDKLRIYISAENLFTITNYSGIDPEFSRSSVLNTGIDRFVYPFTRSFVTGIQYIF; via the coding sequence ATGAAAAAACTACTCATTAGGAAGTTCTATTTTCTTCCTTTATTGTTATGCTTGTGGTTGCCAAACATCAATTTTGCGCAAGCAAATCAAGCACAAAAGACCATTTCCGGAAAAGTTACTGATGATAAGAACAATACGCTGCCGGGTGTGAGTATTTCTATTAAAGACTCTAAATACAATGCAGCAACAGATATTGACGGAAATTATACTTTGGTGTATTCATCAAGTCTTGTGAATCCGGTTATCGTTTTCTCTTATATGGGATTTATAGAGAAAAGTGAGGCTGTAAACAATCGTGGTGAACTTAATATTACCATGCAGGAAGAAACCAATAAACTGAATGAAGTAGTCGTTATTGGTTATGGTTCTCAGAAGAAAAGCAACGTTACGGGAGCTATTTCTACTGTTAAAAAAGAAAGTTTAGAAACCAGAGCGACAACAAGCCCTTCTGAGGCACTTCAGGGCTTAGTTGCGGGAGTAAACGTGCAGAAAAGCGGAGGTGTAGCAGGTGCTTCGGTAAGCGTAAAAATCCGTGGGGTAAATACCTTTGGAGCTACAGAACCACTTTATATTATTGACGGATTCCAGGGAGATATTAATACGATAAATCCAACCAATATCGAATCGATGGAGGTATTGAAAGATGGTGCTGCGGCTGCAATTTACGGATCTGTTGCTGCAAATGGTGTGATTATCGTAACCACTAAAAACGGACAAAAAGAAGGTGTAAAAATAGATTTCAGCTCTTTTTTAAGTATCACCAATCCGTCGAAAACATTAGATTTATTGGATGCTGACGGATATCGTACGGTTCATAAAAGAATGTACGATGAGTATAACAAGTATGTGACTTCACCAAAAGCGCTTCCGGCTTATATCACGGCTCCATCTGATGTTAATACAGACTGGCAGGATGAAGTTTTCCGTTCCGGATTTACACAAAACTACGGTTTAGGAGTTCAAGGAAGACAAGGTGATTTTAAATTTGCTTTATACGGAAACTTTGTAAAGCAAAAAGGAATTATTATCGACAATCAATTTGGTTCTCAAACAGGAAGTGCAAGGGTAAGTTTCAAAAAATCTATTTTTGATATTGATGGAAAAATGGCTTATATCGGAACCCAAAATGCATTGCCTAACTTTCAGTTGAAAGAAGTTTATACAATGTCTCCGTTAGTTCCGGTTTATGATGATAATGAGCAATACGGTTATGGATTGACTAATAAGAATGGTTTGCCGGCCGGAACGAATCCGGTTGCCGAAGAGCATTTCAGAAAAAGTAATAATGTAGGGCAGGATATTACAGCTAATATTGCTGCAACGGCTAATATAGCACCTTGGTTCAAATATAAATTGGCCTATTCTTACCGTGTGAAAAACAACCAGCAAACCGCTCATTTTCCTCCATTTATTGCTAATCCAAAAGAGGTACATCTTTATCCCTTGCAATCGGAGTTGAGAACAACCTGGAGTGAGCAGATATTAGATAACATTATTACTATCGATAAAACTTTCGGAAAACATGTTTTTGGTTTAATGCTGGGTAATACTTTTAACAGTCAGGCATCCAACTGGAATCAGGTAAGTGTTGAAGGAAAAACAACTGATTATACTGTAGAAAATGGACAGTTGGTTTCTATCGACCGTCCGTCAGGATTTCTTGATCCTGGTTTTGAAACTATCGGAGCCGGAAGAGGAGGGACTTACACTGCAGACGGTTCAAAGTTTCAATACAATCGTGTTTCTTTCTTCGGAAGGTTAAACTATTCGTATAATGATCGTTATTTATTGCAAATGACCGTTAGAAGAGACGGTTCTTCTAAGTTTGGTGCAGACAGCCGTTGGGGAACTTTCCCGTCTATCGCCTTAGGATGGAAAATCGAGCAGGAAGATTTTTTCCCGAAAGATATTTTTATCTCTACTTTAAAACTACGTGCGAGCTGGGGACAATTGGGTAACGAAGCTGCTTTAGGATACTATTCTGCTAATACTTTAATTAACACAGGAAATTCTTTAGGTTCAGGTTATGTACAGGGAGTTGGAAGTAATCCCTGGCCGGGAAGTATTGCGCTAGCATTAGAAAATAGAAATTTACAGTGGGAAACTACAGATTCTAAAAACATTGGTATTGATTATACTCTTTTGAAAGGAAAAATCAGCGGTTCGATGAACTACTATCACAATGTGACGGACAATTTATTAATTACAAAAAAACTGGCTCCATCTGCCGGAGTTGATGATCCGATTCTTAACGTAGGTAAGATTAGCAACAGCGGTTTTGAATTTGAAGTAAATTACCGTGATCAGGTTGATGAATTTAAATACAATGCAGGTTTGAATTTTACAACTCTTAAAAATAAAGTAGTAGCCTTAGCAAATGAGGGACAAACTATTTATGGAGAAGGATTAAAATTCAATGCCGAACATTTTCCAACTCAGGCACGTGTAGGAAGTCCAATCAGTGGATTCTATTTGTACAAAACAGATGGTATTTTTCAATCGGTTGAAGAGGTAAATGCTCACAATAAAAATGGTGTTTTATTACAGCCAAATGCAAAGCCGGGTGATATTCGTTTTAAAGATATAAACGGAGACGGAGTTATTGACGACAACGATAAAGCTTATTCAGGAACAGGATTGCCAAAAGTAGAAGTGAACCTTACTTTGGGAGCCAGCTACAAAGGATTTGATTTTTCAGCATTGATTGGAAGTGGCTGGGGGAATAAATTGTACAACGGAAACCGTTATTTTTACGAGTCTATGAGTTCAGGAACTAACATGTTAGCTTCAACATTAAATTCATGGACACCGGATAACCGTAGTGATATTCCAAGAGCAGTATTACAGGACCCTAACGGAAACAGTCGTGAGTCAGATCGTTTTCTGGAAAGTGGAAATTTTATAAGAATGCGTCAATTGCAGTTTGGATATACGATACCAAGCAAAATGTTAGGCAAAGCCAAAATAGACAAGCTTAGAATTTATATCAGTGCAGAGAATTTATTTACGATCACCAATTATTCAGGTATTGATCCTGAGTTTTCACGTAGTTCTGTACTTAACACTGGTATTGATCGTTTTGTGTATCCATTTACAAGATCGTTTGTAACGGGTATTCAGTATATATTTTAA